From Flavobacterium sp. 102, a single genomic window includes:
- a CDS encoding T9SS type A sorting domain-containing protein produces MKQNCLFLSFVLLLTSAMNAQVVNGNFENVKPNLLPSNWGMNFTQPVTINIPNGESTSHQILFNTNVPSMVYASTDALNGQYSMEISNAYNATQNEVIPGSATIFSDATQDFPGWNAGVPIDQGAQVYMIGFYYKFLPKGDDVAEAKIEVFDVDGELIGQAEVDIMGTNSQFAYIYMPINFTSNAVKSSMNITFSMAKSGSTPTFGSRLLVDNVVTNFAALGLDDNPITNEFTLYPTLADNELNIIPGHLQSDLIDYKIVNIQGKVVKQNTTTENSGYVYTMDVSQLSSGMYFLQVNSKTGSITKKFIKK; encoded by the coding sequence ATGAAACAGAATTGTCTCTTTTTAAGTTTCGTTTTATTACTCACATCTGCTATGAATGCTCAAGTGGTCAATGGGAATTTTGAAAACGTAAAGCCAAATCTTTTACCCAGCAATTGGGGAATGAATTTTACGCAACCGGTTACGATTAACATCCCAAATGGGGAATCAACTTCTCATCAAATTCTATTCAACACAAACGTTCCTTCAATGGTTTATGCTTCAACGGATGCGCTTAACGGACAATATTCAATGGAAATATCGAATGCTTATAACGCAACGCAAAACGAAGTAATTCCCGGAAGCGCAACTATTTTCAGCGATGCAACTCAGGATTTTCCGGGTTGGAATGCCGGTGTTCCGATTGATCAAGGTGCTCAAGTTTACATGATTGGCTTCTATTACAAATTTTTACCTAAAGGCGATGATGTGGCTGAAGCCAAAATAGAAGTTTTTGATGTTGATGGAGAATTAATTGGTCAAGCTGAAGTAGATATTATGGGAACCAATAGCCAATTTGCCTATATCTACATGCCGATTAATTTTACTTCAAATGCTGTAAAAAGTTCAATGAATATCACATTTTCAATGGCAAAATCAGGTTCTACGCCAACATTCGGCAGTCGATTATTAGTAGACAATGTGGTAACTAATTTTGCAGCTTTAGGGTTGGATGACAATCCGATTACAAATGAATTTACCTTGTATCCGACTTTGGCAGACAATGAATTAAACATCATTCCGGGTCATTTGCAAAGTGATTTAATTGACTATAAAATTGTAAATATACAAGGCAAAGTGGTTAAGCAAAACACCACTACAGAAAACTCCGGCTATGTCTATACAATGGATGTAAGCCAATTAAGTTCGGGGATGTACTTTTTACAAGTCAATTCAAAAACAGGCAGTATCACCAAAAAATTCATCAAAAAATAA
- a CDS encoding T9SS type A sorting domain-containing protein produces the protein MKHFFTTSITLLSLLTALINPEKSLGQSPILQFAKSMETQHEHGVWSRSTVTDSNGNIYITGLYHGTVDFDTSTTGSFPLVYQGGTVNVTDGEADVYVAKYNSAGEFLWAKNLIEPTFANMNEERGSAMIVDENNNLYITGFTSTRGFFVSKWNSDGIEIWTKYFDDVEENFVSTFALKKLNNSIIVSGLFAGTMDFNPSVSQTQELTAFNNDGFLLSLSDTGNFEWVKQFRCNGVVLLSGLEVDDANNIFLSGIFLGTVDLNPSPTSSTFITSQSVSFGAISSGFLAKFNSSGELIWNRHISGTNTTDAFMTFIKKDSNNNIIMTGSYKGNATFLPTATSLDTNGFYSSYLAKYNTNGDLLWTKQFGTPTTTQTTFFPSSFSANVIVDHCDNIYVSGEFQGNCDFNPAAEEKVLSTLNNTIDAFVASYSSSGEHLWSMDIGKFGNVVFVDFNGYLPIALDQNNDLVITGSFRGQLDFDPSTSSEFLLNSNNNGIPNNAGLFIAKYENPLTCQLNNEAFEEFNFEVYPNPSNGLVTISTKEFDQNTHLTVFDISGKKVFSGSIENEVTTLNLGNLGSGIYILKLTSDNKSSNKKLIIK, from the coding sequence ATGAAACATTTTTTTACTACAAGTATCACCTTATTGTCACTGCTGACAGCCTTAATTAATCCCGAGAAAAGTTTGGGACAATCACCAATATTGCAGTTTGCCAAATCAATGGAAACCCAACACGAGCATGGTGTTTGGTCGCGTTCTACGGTTACCGACAGCAACGGAAACATTTACATTACCGGTTTGTACCACGGAACTGTGGATTTTGATACCAGTACAACCGGTAGTTTCCCGTTGGTTTACCAAGGCGGAACGGTCAACGTTACCGATGGCGAAGCCGATGTTTATGTGGCCAAATACAATTCGGCCGGAGAATTTCTTTGGGCCAAAAACCTCATTGAACCCACTTTTGCTAATATGAACGAAGAACGCGGTTCGGCAATGATTGTTGACGAAAACAACAATCTTTACATAACCGGTTTTACCAGTACAAGAGGTTTTTTTGTCTCGAAATGGAACAGCGATGGGATTGAAATTTGGACGAAATATTTCGATGATGTGGAAGAAAATTTTGTTTCCACCTTTGCTTTGAAAAAATTAAATAATTCCATTATTGTTTCCGGACTTTTTGCCGGCACAATGGATTTTAATCCTTCAGTGTCACAAACACAAGAATTGACCGCCTTTAATAATGATGGTTTTCTTTTATCACTTTCTGATACAGGTAATTTTGAATGGGTAAAGCAATTCAGATGCAATGGTGTTGTATTGCTTAGCGGATTGGAAGTTGATGACGCTAATAATATCTTTCTTAGCGGCATTTTTTTAGGAACCGTCGATTTGAATCCGAGCCCAACGTCCAGTACTTTTATCACCTCACAATCCGTTTCATTTGGTGCTATTAGTTCAGGTTTTCTGGCAAAATTTAACAGCAGTGGAGAACTTATTTGGAACAGACATATCAGCGGTACAAATACCACCGACGCTTTTATGACTTTTATCAAAAAAGACAGCAATAACAACATTATTATGACTGGTTCTTACAAAGGAAATGCAACGTTTTTACCCACTGCAACTTCATTGGACACGAACGGGTTTTACAGTTCTTATTTGGCCAAATACAATACTAACGGCGATTTACTTTGGACCAAACAATTCGGGACACCAACGACAACGCAAACTACATTCTTTCCGTCTTCATTTTCTGCCAATGTCATTGTAGACCATTGCGACAATATTTATGTCTCGGGTGAATTTCAAGGCAATTGTGATTTCAATCCTGCTGCTGAAGAAAAAGTATTGAGCACTTTAAACAATACCATCGATGCTTTTGTTGCTTCTTATTCTTCTTCAGGCGAACATTTATGGTCAATGGATATTGGCAAATTCGGCAATGTGGTTTTTGTGGATTTTAATGGCTATTTGCCTATTGCATTAGACCAAAATAATGATTTGGTCATTACCGGAAGTTTCAGAGGTCAGCTCGATTTTGATCCTTCAACTTCCAGTGAATTTCTTTTGAATTCTAACAACAACGGAATACCCAATAACGCCGGTTTGTTTATCGCCAAATATGAAAATCCACTGACTTGTCAATTGAACAATGAAGCGTTTGAAGAGTTCAATTTTGAAGTTTACCCGAATCCGTCGAATGGTTTAGTTACAATTTCAACAAAAGAGTTTGATCAAAATACCCATTTAACTGTATTTGATATCAGCGGCAAAAAAGTATTTTCAGGTAGTATAGAGAATGAAGTTACCACTTTAAATCTTGGGAATCTTGGAAGCGGTATTTATATTCTCAAACTAACTTCAGACAATAAATCATCCAATAAAAAATTGATTATAAAATAA